From a single Candidatus Zixiibacteriota bacterium genomic region:
- a CDS encoding metallophosphoesterase: MKIGFFSDVHANWEALSACLKDFEGQGLNKLFFLGDAVGYGADPNLVVEKIEEICEIRILGNHDAAVIGILSPEYFNQYAQKSFYHTRKVIAEENFNILKSFDVTAEFDKFFMVHALPRDPQSWGYILTLGDAEENFGSFNTQVCLIGHSHRPVIVEKHGDKRAVQRREETMVLDPDCRYIINVGSVGQPRDGDPRACYMVYDSETDEISYRRVEYDLASAQAKMREANMPGYLVDRLSSGK; this comes from the coding sequence ATGAAAATCGGATTTTTTTCTGATGTTCACGCAAACTGGGAAGCCCTGTCCGCCTGCCTCAAAGATTTCGAAGGCCAGGGACTGAACAAGCTTTTTTTTCTGGGCGATGCTGTCGGTTACGGTGCTGATCCCAACCTGGTGGTGGAAAAAATCGAAGAGATTTGCGAAATCAGGATTCTGGGCAATCACGATGCCGCTGTGATCGGGATTCTCTCACCTGAATATTTCAACCAATACGCCCAGAAGTCGTTTTATCACACACGCAAAGTGATCGCCGAAGAAAACTTCAATATTCTAAAGAGTTTCGATGTAACAGCCGAATTTGACAAATTCTTTATGGTCCATGCGCTTCCGCGTGATCCACAGAGCTGGGGCTATATTTTAACTCTGGGAGATGCCGAAGAAAATTTCGGCAGCTTCAACACTCAGGTCTGCCTGATCGGCCACTCCCACAGGCCGGTAATCGTTGAAAAACATGGGGATAAACGTGCTGTACAAAGACGCGAAGAGACTATGGTTTTAGACCCTGATTGCCGATATATTATAAATGTGGGCTCGGTCGGTCAACCGCGTGATGGTGACCCCAGGGCCTGCTACATGGTTTACGACAGTGAAACAGATGAAATCAGCTACAGGCGAGTTGAATATGACCTGGCTTCTGCTCAGGCCAAGATGAGGGAGGCCAATATGCCTGGTTACCTGGTCGACCGCCTGAGTTCCGGAAAATAG